A stretch of the Psychroserpens sp. Hel_I_66 genome encodes the following:
- a CDS encoding DUF305 domain-containing protein: MNSQEQNHKAMKKGNYGKFVGMLAASFVAMYITMYLNTYEWDHVWFSLTRFYMVCLGIATMSIIMFVAMRGMYQNKKKNIAIVLGSIVLFVGALGLVRDQKSTVGDVLWMKAMIPHHSIAILTSERADIKDPEVKKLAEDIIKAQRREIAEMKAMIERLENEK; this comes from the coding sequence ATGAATTCACAAGAACAAAATCACAAAGCAATGAAAAAAGGAAACTATGGAAAATTTGTAGGTATGCTCGCAGCATCGTTTGTAGCAATGTACATCACAATGTACTTGAATACTTATGAATGGGACCACGTTTGGTTTAGCCTTACAAGATTCTATATGGTCTGTTTAGGTATAGCTACTATGTCCATCATAATGTTCGTGGCGATGAGAGGTATGTATCAAAATAAAAAGAAAAATATAGCCATAGTTCTGGGAAGTATCGTTCTCTTTGTAGGTGCTTTGGGACTGGTACGTGACCAAAAGTCAACCGTAGGCGACGTACTTTGGATGAAAGCAATGATACCACACCATTCAATTGCCATTTTAACAAGCGAACGTGCCGACATTAAAGACCCAGAAGTTAAGAAACTGGCAGAAGATATTATTAAGGCACAACGACGAGAAATTGCCGAAATGAAGGCGATGATTGAACGTTTAGAAAACGAAAAATAA
- a CDS encoding PepSY domain-containing protein gives MVKRKTALKIRKAHRYLGLFLGVQFLFWTISGMYFSWTNIDDIHGDQFRNLDYVPKAFDNLISPSQINNPEGIGSIEIRDINNEPYYWINNQKLYSAKTGKAKKNITEEEALSVAKNYMKDGLKVANIKKITEVDDYHEYREKLLPAYVISYDTDEALNAYVSVTDGKFQTVRHRAWRWFDFLWMTHTMDYQGRDNFNTIVLRAFSLLGLITVLSGFLLWYTSSPTIRKLNKKRK, from the coding sequence ATGGTAAAAAGGAAAACCGCACTAAAAATACGAAAGGCCCACAGATATTTGGGGCTCTTTTTGGGGGTACAGTTCCTGTTTTGGACCATTAGTGGAATGTATTTCAGTTGGACAAACATAGACGACATTCACGGTGACCAATTCCGTAATTTAGATTACGTGCCCAAAGCTTTTGACAATCTAATAAGTCCTTCACAAATAAACAATCCTGAAGGCATTGGAAGTATCGAAATTAGGGACATCAACAACGAGCCTTATTACTGGATAAACAATCAAAAATTGTACAGTGCAAAAACTGGGAAAGCAAAAAAAAATATTACGGAAGAAGAGGCCTTGTCTGTTGCCAAAAACTATATGAAAGATGGTTTGAAAGTCGCCAACATCAAAAAAATAACCGAAGTGGACGACTATCACGAATATCGGGAAAAGCTATTGCCAGCCTATGTTATTTCATATGATACCGATGAAGCTCTTAATGCTTATGTTTCGGTAACAGACGGAAAATTCCAGACTGTAAGGCATCGAGCGTGGCGTTGGTTCGATTTCCTTTGGATGACCCACACAATGGATTATCAAGGCAGGGATAATTTTAATACAATAGTTCTTAGAGCTTTTTCACTTTTAGGCTTAATAACCGTTTTAAGTGGGTTTTTACTTTGGTACACATCATCACCAACGATTCGAAAATTAAATAAAAAAAGAAAATAA
- a CDS encoding efflux RND transporter periplasmic adaptor subunit — MNKNILYIAIAVIIGLGAGWLIFGKGSSDTMANKDISDMSDQHDHSGETEDQMWTCSMHPQIMQPEAGDCPICGMDLIPAEAGVEGLAANEIKMTENAMALANIQTTIVGNLQTSDDGIISLSGKIAANEENNTVQANYFKGRIERLNVNYEGQQVNRGQLLATIYAPDLVAAQQELITAASLKASQPALYKAVRNKLKNWKLSDSQINSIEESGTVRENFPIYATVSGTVSEVMSAQGDYVNQGQPIVKLSNLNSVWAEFDAYENQIAQFKVGQKINITTNAYPNKEFEGTISFIDPILNNSTRTVTVRATLQNREDLFKPGMFVTGKVKGATQTMENILSVPASAVLWTGERSLVYVKTNPNEPVFEMREVTLGNRSGENYQVSAGLNNGDEIVTNGTFTVDAAAQLQGKKSMMNQQTMQDESAMMGDMEMSFSNSFSTEFNKALPSYLKMKDALVASDAGQVSTFAKATSKKLKEISTSDLGKMEKQHLTKSIEMLDAIATNDNLENQRAHFVILNKNIVPIAMNIENSTNYYVQKCPMANNNKGAVWLSAEEEIRNPYYGDAMLTCGSVIDSNK; from the coding sequence ATGAATAAGAACATTTTATATATAGCAATAGCCGTAATCATAGGTTTGGGCGCAGGCTGGCTCATTTTTGGAAAGGGGTCAAGTGATACTATGGCAAATAAGGATATATCCGATATGTCTGATCAACACGACCACTCTGGCGAAACCGAAGACCAAATGTGGACGTGCTCGATGCACCCACAGATAATGCAACCCGAAGCTGGCGATTGCCCTATATGTGGGATGGACTTAATCCCTGCGGAAGCTGGTGTTGAAGGTCTTGCGGCAAACGAGATTAAAATGACCGAAAACGCAATGGCGTTAGCGAATATTCAGACTACTATCGTGGGGAATTTACAAACAAGCGATGATGGGATCATATCGCTTTCGGGAAAAATAGCTGCAAACGAAGAAAACAATACCGTACAAGCCAATTATTTTAAGGGAAGGATTGAGCGACTTAATGTCAACTATGAAGGTCAGCAAGTAAACCGTGGTCAGTTATTGGCAACGATCTACGCACCAGACCTTGTAGCGGCGCAGCAGGAATTAATTACAGCTGCATCGCTGAAAGCATCGCAACCAGCGTTATACAAAGCGGTGCGCAATAAACTAAAAAACTGGAAACTTTCGGACTCACAAATCAATTCTATAGAAGAAAGTGGAACAGTTCGCGAAAACTTCCCTATTTATGCAACCGTTTCGGGAACTGTTTCAGAAGTAATGTCAGCGCAGGGCGATTATGTAAATCAAGGACAGCCTATTGTGAAATTGAGCAATCTTAATTCGGTTTGGGCAGAATTTGATGCATACGAAAATCAGATAGCACAATTTAAGGTTGGACAAAAAATCAATATTACGACCAATGCCTATCCCAATAAGGAATTTGAAGGCACAATTTCTTTTATTGACCCTATTTTAAATAATTCCACACGAACGGTAACGGTGCGTGCAACCCTTCAAAATCGAGAGGATTTATTTAAGCCAGGAATGTTTGTGACAGGAAAGGTAAAAGGTGCAACCCAAACTATGGAAAACATCCTTTCTGTTCCCGCAAGTGCTGTACTGTGGACGGGCGAGCGTTCATTGGTATATGTAAAAACTAATCCAAATGAGCCTGTTTTTGAAATGCGTGAAGTTACCTTGGGCAATCGCTCTGGCGAGAATTACCAAGTATCAGCTGGACTGAATAATGGCGATGAAATAGTAACTAATGGAACGTTTACAGTAGATGCAGCTGCGCAATTGCAGGGTAAGAAATCGATGATGAATCAACAAACGATGCAGGATGAATCTGCTATGATGGGCGATATGGAAATGAGTTTCAGTAATAGCTTTAGTACTGAATTCAATAAAGCATTACCATCATATCTTAAAATGAAAGATGCTCTTGTAGCAAGCGATGCTGGTCAGGTTTCCACTTTCGCGAAAGCGACATCAAAGAAATTAAAGGAAATTTCTACATCAGATTTAGGCAAGATGGAAAAGCAACATCTTACCAAAAGTATTGAGATGCTGGATGCTATCGCCACAAACGACAATCTGGAAAACCAGCGTGCTCACTTTGTCATTCTAAACAAGAATATCGTACCTATTGCTATGAACATAGAAAACTCAACAAATTACTATGTCCAAAAATGCCCGATGGCAAACAACAATAAAGGTGCAGTTTGGTTGAGTGCTGAAGAAGAAATTAGAAATCCATACTATGGTGATGCAATGTTAACCTGTGGTAGTGTGATTGATTCCAATAAGTAA